CCAGGAGGGACCACTTGCAATGAAAACCTCTCTGGGCCTGCCTGCGTGGTGTTTAAAACCCTCCTTCCacgctggcagcagcagagctgagctgggcactCGCTTGTTCTGCACTCCAAATGCTGCAGGCAGCCTCTGTGTCCCCGGACTTTATTCTTCTCTCCTTTCAGCAGCGAAAGAAACACAACCCATCATGCTAAAAACCAACAATAAATCCATCTGCAGTGCAGAAATCAGCCCCTGGCTGCTGGAAAGCTCAAAGACAGCTCTGGTGAAGCCACAATCCCTTGCTATGATTGCATTAAAGGAAAGGCTGAGTTTAAAAGACTCCtcagagctcccagcagctcaggggcTTTCACTTCTGGTCCACTTGGCTGCACTCAAAAAACATCCAGCATCTCCTCAAAGCCTTTGAGTGTTGctattggacacgaaatgagtacacagaagctggGTGAGTTCAGAAGAGAAAAGAgcagttttattcaaacatctggtatttgcagaattccaaaggtgaccaTGGATTGGTGGAATTATCACCTCTGCAACCACACTGCTCCAAAGATCGATCAATCattcatttctctccacccacagagaaatatgtaaattattccatttatccatgaaattgtgtggggactctgactctcaaatatggAAACATTATCAGACGGTTAAAGAAGTTTGATGAGAACttgaaaactttcaaaagaactataaaagaaaacgtaacacttttaaaaatcagggtaACATTTGAGTGTGCATGCAAAGGAGAACTTGAGGTTTTCCAAGGTGAGGGAAGCTGGAAGGGGCAgttctgggggtttttttttcccattttcagtCCAATTTGCAGGCCCTGTTTATGTCTTATGAAAAAGGCTCATTGAGCTGGTCTGACAGTCCATGCCTGAaaggaaaacagggaattgcTTTTTCACATCCACCCTTGGTCAAGTGATCCCAGAGATGTTTAAAGGAATATACCAAGAAGGGGTTTGTAAATAAGGAAATGATGCAATGCAGAGGGCAGCAAAGAGAGCCTGGATGGACAGAGGAGGCTCATTCTTGGTGTGAGGAATGCACAGAATGTTTGGGAACAGGAATGCTAGATTGGCACGACAAGGGGATTATATTTTCTGTCAGATTTTACTAATCCTATCATTAGGCAGGTCCTAATGGATCTTAAACTCACTTAAACAGAAAGCAGCAAACCCTTCCAGAGCCCAGGCAGGACTGTCAGCTCTGGAGCTCAGGTTGGCAGCTCTCAGTGGCAAAAAATCCCAGGGAAGAGAGAAATATTGCGGAATTAAAATGCAAACAGCAACTCCATCGGTGCAGGGAGCATGTTCACCTCACCTGGCACTTCCATGGGGACACAGCTTCATTGCCCAATTTCCCACAATGCCTGTCCTTGTCAGCCCAGACTATTCACACAGGGAAAAATCTGTTTCCTCAGGGAAACAAAGCCAAAACCTGGGGAGTCTTGCCCGGCCTTTACAACCACTGCTTACCTGGGGCTCAAAGGAACCCTCAGGTGTGGCCCTGCCCTTGAGGAGTGGCACTTACCTGGGAGTGGCACTGGAAGCCAAAGTAAACCACCACGATGGTAGGAAGCAGCACGACGGTGAAAATAACAAACATCAGGAGCAAATTGAGGAGGAAGACCAGGGAGTTCATGGTTCCTATCACCAGGGTCCAGgccaggcagcaccaggggctgcggggctccctgggaaggagctggtCATCCATGTCATACGGGGGGAGCCCAGGGATCATCCGGGACTTTTCCGACAGGATTTCTGCTCCAAAGTCCTCAGGGTCCTGCCCAGACATCCTTCAAGAAGATCCACCAGCCCACACTCTTATCCAAAAGTATTTCCTTGCTTTTGGTctaacagagctgggaaggagcttGCAAAGGCTTCTTCTGCCTCTTCCACACGTGGCCAGGAGCCCTTAACCAGAGATCATCGTGGAGCAAGCAAGGAAAGCTCTCCTTGGGCCCCCTGCTCTCCCAGGACCTGCTCAGGACACTTTGCTTCCTTCAGGTGCTTTTCCCAGCCTCAGTCCCAAAGTAGATCTGCTGGAAGTTTggcagtaatttttattttggtttagaATCCAGAGTCCTACTgaatttgctgttgttttttccAGGATTATGATCCCAAGAGGTCCCAAAGGGTTGCTGTGGTAGCTGTGATGGGCTGCTCAGTGGGCTTTGGTATCCCCCTCCACCTTCGAGCTCAGCTGGGTGTTCAGGATGTCAGGTTCAGGATGTCAGGCTCAGGTGTTCAGAATATCAGGCTTAGATGTTCAGGATGTCAGGTTCATCAGATCAGGCTTAGGTATTCAGAATGTCAGGTTTGGGTGTTGAGAATATCAGGTTTAGGCACCCACAGGCAGTTCCTTGTCTTCAGATCACCTTTCCATGCTCTTCACCCTGTACCCAAGCAAATATTCCTGCCCAAGTCTCATCCAAACGAGGTGAGCAGTGAAGAGGAAGGACAGGAGCTGTTTCCCAGCCTCTGGAGCCCTGCTGTCCTCTCCGTGCAGCAGAGATGGGAGCAGTGTGTGGTGGTGTCACTGCTCTCAGCTGCCTGCAGTCACAGCCACTCACACCCAGCAGTGTGGTCCCTTCTGAGCTCAGCTTTGCAAGGCTGCTGTGTTTACAGAACAGCCTCAGTGCTCTCTGTGCTGGCCAATCCTTCACTTCTGTCTCCCCACGGATGGGATTTAACACGCAGCACCCGAGAGCCACGCTCCTGCCATCCATCCCTGGGTCAAGATGGTCGCTCTCCAACTTTAATTATTCTGCCTCTGATTCATTTTCTAAAATTCCTctctagattaaaaaaaaaaaaaaaaaaaaaaaaaccttagaGAAATTGATAATAATCACTGTATTCCTCAGAAATCAGCTGTCCCCTGCAGTCTTCTGTTATTGTTTGCAGAACATGTTGGTACTCTCATAGAGGAGGCACAGCAATTATCAGTTATTTCATCTACCTCATAAGATCAATATTACTGAAGAATTTCAGTGCCATCTCCATGCCTGTGTAGCCTCCGAGATACAGTGGCAGTAATAAGAgacagatattaaaaaataccGAGAGAAACAACCTCTAAGGCAGACAGCAGAGTGTGACAAGTCCATTTCCATCGTGTTCCTTCCCTGCACTCTCAGGCTGGATGGCTCCCAGGGGAGTTTGCAGGGCAGCAGCCTCCACTCGAGCTGCAAAATGTGAAATCTCTTCTCAGATCTGTCCAGACATCCCGAGGGAAATAATTGCTGGATCCATCCTGTTTTCAGTGCTGCACAGGCCAGACACAGTGTTAATAATGAAATCTGAAGCTGTGCAGGAAACCATAAATGTGACAAGTGGCAGGGAGTTCTGAGAGTCTCAGTGATTGCTCTGCCTGACTAAATTCTGTTTGGATTTAAAGacataatatttttcaaatttgaTTTATGCctttgaagtggaaaaaaaaggacgAGTCATACAAACAGAAGGAACC
Above is a genomic segment from Anomalospiza imberbis isolate Cuckoo-Finch-1a 21T00152 chromosome 23, ASM3175350v1, whole genome shotgun sequence containing:
- the TMEM88B gene encoding transmembrane protein 88B, which codes for MSGQDPEDFGAEILSEKSRMIPGLPPYDMDDQLLPREPRSPWCCLAWTLVIGTMNSLVFLLNLLLMFVIFTVVLLPTIVVVYFGFQCHSQVLHSSARYCKSILDDNSSSALIILGFVIMSPLLVVAMATYCSLARRLQLLVCFQPYSLALYKGGRWCRRGEGAPCCARGCSTQLRAWV